A window of the Falco rusticolus isolate bFalRus1 chromosome 1, bFalRus1.pri, whole genome shotgun sequence genome harbors these coding sequences:
- the LOC119153193 gene encoding translation initiation factor IF-2-like: MAPGCAASPLRQLSVLPSTAEENKGGRSARTAHLPLPTRRLRGPSAPRAAGEQHPVPPCSCRLTARPPSGTAPSAGGGAPAPSLSRVPSAGSGGGTHAWSTRPSASAVTQGRRGPRQRPLTAANGRRGGAGRGVRRGGRCRPRAAGRGRSTCAALSLAPQAEGPVVRARGPPSPPRSLRRWRRWRGGRRARRTGTPRRVVAAAAAAAAGAGRCRCRGSPTGWTCGSSSSSTWRYSSSSTCCPEGAGPRATT; this comes from the exons ATGGCGCCGGGCTGTGCAGCCTCGCCTCTCAGGCAGCTGAGTGTCCT ccccagcacagctgaggagaACAAGGGCGGCCGGTCTGCCAGGACTGCCCACCTGCCCCTCCCCACACGCCGCCTCAGGGGGCCGAGCGCCCCGAGGGCCGCCGGGGAGCAGCACCCTGTGCCGCCCTGCTCCTGCCGCCTCACAGCGCGCCCCCCGAGCGGCACGGCGCCCAGCGCCGGCGGGGGGGCACCAGCGCCCTCCCTGTCCCGTGTCCCCTcagcggggagcgggggcggcACTCACGCCTGGAGCACGCGGCCGAGCGCCAGCGCCGTCACCCAGGGGCGACGGGGGCCGCGGCAGCGCCCCCTAACGGCCGCCAacggccggcggggcggggcggggcgcggcgtGAGGAGAGGAGGGCGGTGCCGGCCGCGCGCCGCAGGGCGTGGCCGCAGTACGTGCGCCGCGCTCTCATTGGCTCCCCAGGCGGAAGGGCCGGTGGTGCGTGCGCGGGGGCCGCCCTCGCCCCCACGGAGCCTGAGGAGATGGAGGCGGTGGCGCGGCGGCAGGAGGGCGAGGAGGACGGGGACGCCGCGGcgggtggtggcagcagcagcagccgccgccgccggagcCGGGCGTTGTCGCTGTCGGGGCAGTCCTACTGGCTGGACTTGTGGCTCTTCGTCCTCTTCGACCTGGCGCTATTCGTCTTCATCTACTTGCTGCCCTGAGGGCGCCGGGCCCAG AGCTACTACCTAA
- the FABP2 gene encoding fatty acid-binding protein, intestinal, with protein MAFNGSWKIDKNENYEKFMEAMGVNMMKRKLGAHDNLKITIQQDGNKFSVKESSNFRTIVIEFTLGVNFDYSLADGTELNGAWNMEGNKLVGKFTRKDNGKILTAHREVVGDELVQTYTYEGVEAKRIFKRD; from the exons ATGGCATTTAATGGTAGCTGGAAAATAGACAAGAATGAAAACTATGAAAAGTTCATGGAGGCGATGG GTGTTAACATGATGAAAAGAAAGTTAGGAGCCCATGATAACCTGAAGATCACTATTCAACAAGATGGAAACAAATTTTCTGTCAAAGAATCAAGCAACTTCCGTACCATAGTTATTGAATTCACTCTGGGAGTCAATTTTGACTACAGTCTGGCTGACGGGACTGAGCTTAAT GGTGCTTGGAACATGGAAGGAAATAAACTCGTAGGAAAATTTACTAGAAAAGACAATGGAAAAATACTCACAGCACACAGAGAAGTCGTAGGTGATGAACTTGTTCAG ACCTACACATATGAAGGAGTTGAAGCCAAGAGAATCTTCAAAAGGGACTAA